The proteins below are encoded in one region of Pomacea canaliculata isolate SZHN2017 linkage group LG7, ASM307304v1, whole genome shotgun sequence:
- the LOC112568373 gene encoding uncharacterized protein LOC112568373, producing MDFSCPSEFKEGENLVSCKINKTAVSNGDCRYVQSYVTFELTSGFHSGLMCYTPSFDSSNCHPVLEPVKNTCWCNGTTNEIFDYNFLFTANESRDQGAMLECKIFVLPSECFQTKADDSCKNLSFGSPVIDQGWTCEQTSTLAMIGFTPLIVVIIIIVVVFRRRCPSQRCIVRFPALLQLTESRHTTI from the exons ATGGACTTCAGTTGTCCTTCGGAATTCAAGGAAGGAGAAAATTTAGTAAGCtgcaaaatcaacaaaacagcaGTTTCAAATGGAGACTGTAGATACGTGCAAAGTTATGTAACATTTGAGCTTACATCTGGATTTCACTCGGGGCTCATGTGTTACACACCAAGCTTTGATTCTTCAAACTGCCACCCTGTCCTGGAACCAGTCAAGAACACTTGTTGGTGCAATGGAACAACCAATGAAATATTTgactacaattttctttttacggCCAACGAAAGCCGGGATCAAGGGGCAATGCTGGAAtgcaagatttttgttttgccatCAGAATGCTTTCAGACTAAAGCAGATGATAGTTGCAAGAACTTGAGTTTTG GTAGCCCAGTTATAGATCAAGGTTGGACTTGTGAACAAACTTCTACTCTAGCAATGATTGGTTTCACCCCTTTgattgtcgtcatcatcatcatcgtcgtcgtctttcgCAGACGTTGTCCTTCTCAGAGGT GTATTGTCAGGTTTCCTGCTCTTTTGCAACTAACTGAAAGCAGGCACACAACAATCTGA
- the LOC112568342 gene encoding uncharacterized protein LOC112568342, translating into MGAECLQVQTHVTFELQVGSRTFPLCHTPSFDSSNCSPDSRTDTNKCWCDGTDGQIFDYMLVYSANKSLDQGAQLLCKICFVPQKTWIPKESESCKEMNFGISHSDGIQNSNSTPGVIITLMLALFITYDLIAGKQLYSIFS; encoded by the exons ATGGGTGCGGAGTGCCTTCAAGTGCAAACTCATGTCACCTTTGAGTTGCAAGTTGGTTCTCGCACATTTCCCCTGTGCCACACACCAAGCTTTGATTCTTCAAACTGTTCACCAGATTCGAGGACCGACACAAATAAATGCTGGTGCGATGGAACAGATGGGCAGATATTTGACTACATGCTTGTTTATTCAGCCAATAAAAGCCTTGATCAGGGAGCTCAACTActatgcaagatttgttttgtacCTCAGAAAACGTGGATCCCCAAGGAAAGTGAAAGCTGCAAAGAGATGAACTTTG GTATCTCTCATTCAGATGGAATACAGAATTCAAATTCAACACCTGGCGTCATCATAACACTTATGCTGGCCTTATTCATCACATATGATCT CATTGCAGGCAAACAGCTCTACTCCATCTTCTCATGA